A single region of the Hylaeus volcanicus isolate JK05 chromosome 5, UHH_iyHylVolc1.0_haploid, whole genome shotgun sequence genome encodes:
- the LOC128876198 gene encoding nicotinate phosphoribosyltransferase isoform X2, producing the protein MSDDEGKSWCHSRQNCVVQPLLTDLYQITMAYAYWKSGKMNDHAVFDLYFRKNPFQGEFTIFAGLEECIKFLEKFRYSSSDIEYLKSTMPLSVDQRFFEYLKDLTPKDVTIYAMEEGSVVFPRIPLLRVEGPLIMVQLLETTLLTLVNYASLMATNAARYRMVAGKNITLLEFGLRRAQGPDGGLSASKYSYIGGFDGTSNVLAGKLYNIPVSGTHAHAYITSFTGLDDLQEKTLAHKETGEVYDLLDIACKHRDSIAADVGTLVSEASSGELAALISYAIAFPQRFVALVDTYDVKSIEASAKRQACIASLNVKNKSLTNGSNTHAQNGVRNNPIISESTSHHKNGFLRRGELGELYVRSGLLNFCAVALALNDLGYKSIGIRIDSGDLAYLSNAARDIFERIASKYNIPWFAKLMICASNDINEETILSLNEQSHKIDCFGIGTHLVTCQRQPALGCVYKMVEVNGQPRIKLSQEVGKVTIPGKKDAFRLYGADGHPFQESKRAYVIPTRVESLHKVYWKNGKLCQPLPTLHEIKNRVQESLKTLRNDHKRNLNPTPYKVAVSDDLYNFIHDLWLQNAPIGELS; encoded by the exons atgtcaGATGACGAGGGAAAATCGTGGTGTCACTCGCGTCAGAACTGTGTTGTGCAACCACTTCTGACAG ATTTGTATCAGATTACAATGGCGTATGCTTATTGGAAAAGCGGAAAAATGAACGATCATGCTGTATTTGATctatattttcgtaaaaatccaTTTCAAGGAGAATTTACTATCTTTGCTGGGTTGGAAGAGTGCATTaagtttttggaaaaatttcgttattcttCTAGCG aTATCGAATACTTGAAATCAACGATGCCATTGTCGGTTGATCAAAGGTTTTTTGAATACTTGAAAGACCTCACCCCGAAAGATGTTACGATATATGCCATGGAGGAAGGTTCAGTTGTTTTTCCTCG AATACCATTACTAAGAGTAGAAGGTCCATTAATAATGGTACAACTTTTGGAAACAACACTGTTAACCTTAGTTAACTATGCAAGTTTAATGGCAACTAACGCAGCCAGATACCGTATGGTTGCTGGGAAGAATATAACATTGTTAGAATTTGGCCTTCGAAGAGCTCAGGGTCCTGATGGTGGATTGAGTGCATCTAAATATAGTTATAttg gcGGTTTTGATGGCACTAGTAATGTACTAGCAGGAAAGCTTTATAATATTCCTGTAAGCGgaacacacgcacacgcataTATTACATCTTTTACTGGACTCGATGATTTGCAAGAAAAA acgTTAGCACATAAAGAAACAGGAGAGGTTTACGATCTTCTAGACATAGCGTGCAAACATCGAGACTCCATTGCGGCTGATGTAGGAACACTAGTTTCTGAGGCTTCTAGTGGAGAATTAGCTGCTTTGATTAGTTATGCTATTGCTTTCCCGCAACGATTTGTCGCTCTTGTAGACACATATGACGTGAAAAG TATCGAAGCCTCGGCCAAGAGACAGGCATGTATAGCCAGCCTAaatgtaaagaataaaagtctAACAAATGGGTCCAATACACATGCCCAAAATGGCGTCAGAAACAATCCAATTATATCAGAATCGACTTCGCATCACAAGAATGGCTTTTTAAGACGAGGCGAATTGGGTGAGCTCTATGTGAG GAGTGGTCTTCTAAACTTCTGTGCCGTGGCATTAGCTTTAAATGATTTGGGTTATAAATCCATTGGTATACGAATAGATAGCGGTGATTTGGCATACTTAAGTAATGCCGCGAGagacatttttgaaagaattgcTTCCAAATATAACATACCTTGGTTTGCAAAATTGATGATTTGCGCATCAAATGATATCAACGAAGAAACTATTCTAAGTTTAAACGAACAG aGCCATAAGATTGATTGTTTTGGGATTGGAACACATCTGGTGACATGTCAAAGACAGCCAGCGTTAGGTTGTGTTTATAAAATGGTTGAGGTTAATGGTCAACCCAGAATTAAGCTCAGCCAAGAAGTTGGTAAAGTAACGATACCAGGAAAAAAAGATGCTTTCAGATTATATGGTGCAGATGG ACATCCATTTCAGGAGTCAAAGAGAGCTTATGTTATACCGACACGAGTGGAGTCGTTACATaag GTATattggaaaaatggaaaattatgtCAACCGCTACCAACATtgcatgaaataaaaaacagagTTCAGGAATCTTTAAAAACACTTAGAAATGAtcataaaagaaatttgaatccTACACCGTACAAG GTGGCTGTTAGCGatgatttatataatttcatacaCGATTTGTGGCTGCAAAATGCACCGATCGGTGAACTTTCGTGA
- the LOC128876198 gene encoding nicotinate phosphoribosyltransferase isoform X1 produces MSDDEGKSWCHSRQNCVVQPLLTDLYQITMAYAYWKSGKMNDHAVFDLYFRKNPFQGEFTIFAGLEECIKFLEKFRYSSSDIEYLKSTMPLSVDQRFFEYLKDLTPKDVTIYAMEEGSVVFPRIPLLRVEGPLIMVQLLETTLLTLVNYASLMATNAARYRMVAGKNITLLEFGLRRAQGPDGGLSASKYSYIGGFDGTSNVLAGKLYNIPVSGTHAHAYITSFTGLDDLQEKTLAHKETGEVYDLLDIACKHRDSIAADVGTLVSEASSGELAALISYAIAFPQRFVALVDTYDVKSIEASAKRQACIASLNVKNKSLTNGSNTHAQNGVRNNPIISESTSHHKNGFLRRGELGELYVRSGLLNFCAVALALNDLGYKSIGIRIDSGDLAYLSNAARDIFERIASKYNIPWFAKLMICASNDINEETILSLNEQSHKIDCFGIGTHLVTCQRQPALGCVYKMVEVNGQPRIKLSQEVGKVTIPGKKDAFRLYGADGYALIDLLQRSTEEIPQVKHKVLCRHPFQESKRAYVIPTRVESLHKVYWKNGKLCQPLPTLHEIKNRVQESLKTLRNDHKRNLNPTPYKVAVSDDLYNFIHDLWLQNAPIGELS; encoded by the exons atgtcaGATGACGAGGGAAAATCGTGGTGTCACTCGCGTCAGAACTGTGTTGTGCAACCACTTCTGACAG ATTTGTATCAGATTACAATGGCGTATGCTTATTGGAAAAGCGGAAAAATGAACGATCATGCTGTATTTGATctatattttcgtaaaaatccaTTTCAAGGAGAATTTACTATCTTTGCTGGGTTGGAAGAGTGCATTaagtttttggaaaaatttcgttattcttCTAGCG aTATCGAATACTTGAAATCAACGATGCCATTGTCGGTTGATCAAAGGTTTTTTGAATACTTGAAAGACCTCACCCCGAAAGATGTTACGATATATGCCATGGAGGAAGGTTCAGTTGTTTTTCCTCG AATACCATTACTAAGAGTAGAAGGTCCATTAATAATGGTACAACTTTTGGAAACAACACTGTTAACCTTAGTTAACTATGCAAGTTTAATGGCAACTAACGCAGCCAGATACCGTATGGTTGCTGGGAAGAATATAACATTGTTAGAATTTGGCCTTCGAAGAGCTCAGGGTCCTGATGGTGGATTGAGTGCATCTAAATATAGTTATAttg gcGGTTTTGATGGCACTAGTAATGTACTAGCAGGAAAGCTTTATAATATTCCTGTAAGCGgaacacacgcacacgcataTATTACATCTTTTACTGGACTCGATGATTTGCAAGAAAAA acgTTAGCACATAAAGAAACAGGAGAGGTTTACGATCTTCTAGACATAGCGTGCAAACATCGAGACTCCATTGCGGCTGATGTAGGAACACTAGTTTCTGAGGCTTCTAGTGGAGAATTAGCTGCTTTGATTAGTTATGCTATTGCTTTCCCGCAACGATTTGTCGCTCTTGTAGACACATATGACGTGAAAAG TATCGAAGCCTCGGCCAAGAGACAGGCATGTATAGCCAGCCTAaatgtaaagaataaaagtctAACAAATGGGTCCAATACACATGCCCAAAATGGCGTCAGAAACAATCCAATTATATCAGAATCGACTTCGCATCACAAGAATGGCTTTTTAAGACGAGGCGAATTGGGTGAGCTCTATGTGAG GAGTGGTCTTCTAAACTTCTGTGCCGTGGCATTAGCTTTAAATGATTTGGGTTATAAATCCATTGGTATACGAATAGATAGCGGTGATTTGGCATACTTAAGTAATGCCGCGAGagacatttttgaaagaattgcTTCCAAATATAACATACCTTGGTTTGCAAAATTGATGATTTGCGCATCAAATGATATCAACGAAGAAACTATTCTAAGTTTAAACGAACAG aGCCATAAGATTGATTGTTTTGGGATTGGAACACATCTGGTGACATGTCAAAGACAGCCAGCGTTAGGTTGTGTTTATAAAATGGTTGAGGTTAATGGTCAACCCAGAATTAAGCTCAGCCAAGAAGTTGGTAAAGTAACGATACCAGGAAAAAAAGATGCTTTCAGATTATATGGTGCAGATGGGTATGCTTTAATTGATCTTTTACAAAGATCGACAGAAGAAATTCCCCAAGTAAAACATAAAGTTCTTTGTAGACATCCATTTCAGGAGTCAAAGAGAGCTTATGTTATACCGACACGAGTGGAGTCGTTACATaag GTATattggaaaaatggaaaattatgtCAACCGCTACCAACATtgcatgaaataaaaaacagagTTCAGGAATCTTTAAAAACACTTAGAAATGAtcataaaagaaatttgaatccTACACCGTACAAG GTGGCTGTTAGCGatgatttatataatttcatacaCGATTTGTGGCTGCAAAATGCACCGATCGGTGAACTTTCGTGA
- the LOC128876198 gene encoding nicotinate phosphoribosyltransferase isoform X3, with protein sequence MSDDEGKSWCHSRQNCVVQPLLTDLYQITMAYAYWKSGKMNDHAVFDLYFRKNPFQGEFTIFAGLEECIKFLEKFRYSSSDIEYLKSTMPLSVDQRFFEYLKDLTPKDVTIYAMEEGSVVFPRIPLLRVEGPLIMVQLLETTLLTLVNYASLMATNAARYRMVAGKNITLLEFGLRRAQGPDGGLSASKYSYIGGFDGTSNVLAGKLYNIPVSGTHAHAYITSFTGLDDLQEKTLAHKETGEVYDLLDIACKHRDSIAADVGTLVSEASSGELAALISYAIAFPQRFVALVDTYDVKRSGLLNFCAVALALNDLGYKSIGIRIDSGDLAYLSNAARDIFERIASKYNIPWFAKLMICASNDINEETILSLNEQSHKIDCFGIGTHLVTCQRQPALGCVYKMVEVNGQPRIKLSQEVGKVTIPGKKDAFRLYGADGYALIDLLQRSTEEIPQVKHKVLCRHPFQESKRAYVIPTRVESLHKVYWKNGKLCQPLPTLHEIKNRVQESLKTLRNDHKRNLNPTPYKVAVSDDLYNFIHDLWLQNAPIGELS encoded by the exons atgtcaGATGACGAGGGAAAATCGTGGTGTCACTCGCGTCAGAACTGTGTTGTGCAACCACTTCTGACAG ATTTGTATCAGATTACAATGGCGTATGCTTATTGGAAAAGCGGAAAAATGAACGATCATGCTGTATTTGATctatattttcgtaaaaatccaTTTCAAGGAGAATTTACTATCTTTGCTGGGTTGGAAGAGTGCATTaagtttttggaaaaatttcgttattcttCTAGCG aTATCGAATACTTGAAATCAACGATGCCATTGTCGGTTGATCAAAGGTTTTTTGAATACTTGAAAGACCTCACCCCGAAAGATGTTACGATATATGCCATGGAGGAAGGTTCAGTTGTTTTTCCTCG AATACCATTACTAAGAGTAGAAGGTCCATTAATAATGGTACAACTTTTGGAAACAACACTGTTAACCTTAGTTAACTATGCAAGTTTAATGGCAACTAACGCAGCCAGATACCGTATGGTTGCTGGGAAGAATATAACATTGTTAGAATTTGGCCTTCGAAGAGCTCAGGGTCCTGATGGTGGATTGAGTGCATCTAAATATAGTTATAttg gcGGTTTTGATGGCACTAGTAATGTACTAGCAGGAAAGCTTTATAATATTCCTGTAAGCGgaacacacgcacacgcataTATTACATCTTTTACTGGACTCGATGATTTGCAAGAAAAA acgTTAGCACATAAAGAAACAGGAGAGGTTTACGATCTTCTAGACATAGCGTGCAAACATCGAGACTCCATTGCGGCTGATGTAGGAACACTAGTTTCTGAGGCTTCTAGTGGAGAATTAGCTGCTTTGATTAGTTATGCTATTGCTTTCCCGCAACGATTTGTCGCTCTTGTAGACACATATGACGTGAAAAG GAGTGGTCTTCTAAACTTCTGTGCCGTGGCATTAGCTTTAAATGATTTGGGTTATAAATCCATTGGTATACGAATAGATAGCGGTGATTTGGCATACTTAAGTAATGCCGCGAGagacatttttgaaagaattgcTTCCAAATATAACATACCTTGGTTTGCAAAATTGATGATTTGCGCATCAAATGATATCAACGAAGAAACTATTCTAAGTTTAAACGAACAG aGCCATAAGATTGATTGTTTTGGGATTGGAACACATCTGGTGACATGTCAAAGACAGCCAGCGTTAGGTTGTGTTTATAAAATGGTTGAGGTTAATGGTCAACCCAGAATTAAGCTCAGCCAAGAAGTTGGTAAAGTAACGATACCAGGAAAAAAAGATGCTTTCAGATTATATGGTGCAGATGGGTATGCTTTAATTGATCTTTTACAAAGATCGACAGAAGAAATTCCCCAAGTAAAACATAAAGTTCTTTGTAGACATCCATTTCAGGAGTCAAAGAGAGCTTATGTTATACCGACACGAGTGGAGTCGTTACATaag GTATattggaaaaatggaaaattatgtCAACCGCTACCAACATtgcatgaaataaaaaacagagTTCAGGAATCTTTAAAAACACTTAGAAATGAtcataaaagaaatttgaatccTACACCGTACAAG GTGGCTGTTAGCGatgatttatataatttcatacaCGATTTGTGGCTGCAAAATGCACCGATCGGTGAACTTTCGTGA
- the LOC128876198 gene encoding nicotinate phosphoribosyltransferase isoform X4 has protein sequence MQIDMLCRIPLLRVEGPLIMVQLLETTLLTLVNYASLMATNAARYRMVAGKNITLLEFGLRRAQGPDGGLSASKYSYIGGFDGTSNVLAGKLYNIPVSGTHAHAYITSFTGLDDLQEKTLAHKETGEVYDLLDIACKHRDSIAADVGTLVSEASSGELAALISYAIAFPQRFVALVDTYDVKSIEASAKRQACIASLNVKNKSLTNGSNTHAQNGVRNNPIISESTSHHKNGFLRRGELGELYVRSGLLNFCAVALALNDLGYKSIGIRIDSGDLAYLSNAARDIFERIASKYNIPWFAKLMICASNDINEETILSLNEQSHKIDCFGIGTHLVTCQRQPALGCVYKMVEVNGQPRIKLSQEVGKVTIPGKKDAFRLYGADGYALIDLLQRSTEEIPQVKHKVLCRHPFQESKRAYVIPTRVESLHKVYWKNGKLCQPLPTLHEIKNRVQESLKTLRNDHKRNLNPTPYKVAVSDDLYNFIHDLWLQNAPIGELS, from the exons ATGCAAATTGATATGTTATGCAGAATACCATTACTAAGAGTAGAAGGTCCATTAATAATGGTACAACTTTTGGAAACAACACTGTTAACCTTAGTTAACTATGCAAGTTTAATGGCAACTAACGCAGCCAGATACCGTATGGTTGCTGGGAAGAATATAACATTGTTAGAATTTGGCCTTCGAAGAGCTCAGGGTCCTGATGGTGGATTGAGTGCATCTAAATATAGTTATAttg gcGGTTTTGATGGCACTAGTAATGTACTAGCAGGAAAGCTTTATAATATTCCTGTAAGCGgaacacacgcacacgcataTATTACATCTTTTACTGGACTCGATGATTTGCAAGAAAAA acgTTAGCACATAAAGAAACAGGAGAGGTTTACGATCTTCTAGACATAGCGTGCAAACATCGAGACTCCATTGCGGCTGATGTAGGAACACTAGTTTCTGAGGCTTCTAGTGGAGAATTAGCTGCTTTGATTAGTTATGCTATTGCTTTCCCGCAACGATTTGTCGCTCTTGTAGACACATATGACGTGAAAAG TATCGAAGCCTCGGCCAAGAGACAGGCATGTATAGCCAGCCTAaatgtaaagaataaaagtctAACAAATGGGTCCAATACACATGCCCAAAATGGCGTCAGAAACAATCCAATTATATCAGAATCGACTTCGCATCACAAGAATGGCTTTTTAAGACGAGGCGAATTGGGTGAGCTCTATGTGAG GAGTGGTCTTCTAAACTTCTGTGCCGTGGCATTAGCTTTAAATGATTTGGGTTATAAATCCATTGGTATACGAATAGATAGCGGTGATTTGGCATACTTAAGTAATGCCGCGAGagacatttttgaaagaattgcTTCCAAATATAACATACCTTGGTTTGCAAAATTGATGATTTGCGCATCAAATGATATCAACGAAGAAACTATTCTAAGTTTAAACGAACAG aGCCATAAGATTGATTGTTTTGGGATTGGAACACATCTGGTGACATGTCAAAGACAGCCAGCGTTAGGTTGTGTTTATAAAATGGTTGAGGTTAATGGTCAACCCAGAATTAAGCTCAGCCAAGAAGTTGGTAAAGTAACGATACCAGGAAAAAAAGATGCTTTCAGATTATATGGTGCAGATGGGTATGCTTTAATTGATCTTTTACAAAGATCGACAGAAGAAATTCCCCAAGTAAAACATAAAGTTCTTTGTAGACATCCATTTCAGGAGTCAAAGAGAGCTTATGTTATACCGACACGAGTGGAGTCGTTACATaag GTATattggaaaaatggaaaattatgtCAACCGCTACCAACATtgcatgaaataaaaaacagagTTCAGGAATCTTTAAAAACACTTAGAAATGAtcataaaagaaatttgaatccTACACCGTACAAG GTGGCTGTTAGCGatgatttatataatttcatacaCGATTTGTGGCTGCAAAATGCACCGATCGGTGAACTTTCGTGA
- the LOC128876201 gene encoding palmitoyltransferase ZDHHC22-like — MKAFPQTIIQFCPFVALLYTLVVIVLTTYINEEITPVFVFFCIQVYLNWYSVYSICHNATTMEVAVMAKREIYNKVANNTGYKYWYCEKCMNYTCKPTQHCIYCKKCFHFRIHHCFFLRACIIKQNVGNFILFCFYTSLTCIYSLCALGPYLYENITRVLKTDSDSFNIFLNFCFPIAFVKLVYSGENTYILLVTMFDTLVSILCICLVYGTWKLHVCMTGKQRYANISGKQSLRDIFGSYGLLNIIFPYNGLIGTRDLNEKYELKQV; from the coding sequence atgaaaGCATTTCCTCAAACTATTATACAGTTTTGTCCATTTGTTGCTCTGCTGTATACCCTAGTTGTTATCGTTCTAACGACGTAcattaacgaagaaattacTCCAGTCTTCGTATTTTTTTGCATTCAAGTATATTTGAACTGGTATTCAGTATACAGTATATGTCATAATGCAACAACTATGGAAGTCGCAGTAATGgcaaaaagagaaatatataataaggTAGCAAATAATACAGGATATAAATATTGGTACTGCGAGAAATGCATGAATTATACATGCAAACCAACGCAACATTGCATATATTGTAAAAAGTGCTTTCATTTTCGAATTCATCATTGTTTTTTCTTACGTGCttgcataataaaacaaaacgtaggcaattttattttattttgtttttatacatcGCTAACATGTATATACTCGTTATGCGCTCTTGGAccatatttatatgaaaatattactcgTGTATTAAAAACAGATTCAGACtcttttaacatatttttaaacttttgtttTCCTATTGCTTTTGTTAAATTAGTTTACTCAGGAGAAAATACTTACATACTGCTGGTGACAATGTTTGATACATTAGTTTccattttatgtatttgtcTGGTATATGGAACATGGAAACTGCACGTTTGTATGACAGGTAAACAGCGGTACGCAAACATATCAGGAAAACAAAGTCTGAGAGATATTTTTGGTAGTTATggtcttttaaatataatttttccatATAACGGTCTCATAGGAACTAGGGATCTCAAtgagaaatatgaattaaaacaAGTATGA
- the LOC128876202 gene encoding stromal cell-derived factor 2, with protein MHTRVLSSRLLSVCKLNTLLLFENMKEILVYFPFMILTLLALWTSSVKAKGTQYVTCGSMLKLMNVDHKVRLHSHDVKYGSGSGQQSVTGTSTKEDGNSYWLVKAGTKRQCTRGTPIKCGDIIRLEHTTTKKNLHSHRVSSPLSGKQEISAYGDSKGEGDNGDNWLLVCHTEFWKRDESIMLKHVDTDTYLAVSGRVYGSPINGQSEVVGEYSLSSPHVEWVTAEGVFIHPNDFKAQHNAHTEL; from the exons ATGCACACACGTGTATTGAGCTCTCGGCTTCTATCTGTTTGCAAATTAAACACTTTATTATTGTTCGAAAACATGAAAGAAATTCTAGTTTACTTTCCGTTTATGATTTTAACGTTACTTGCTCTTTGGACAAGTTCTGTCAAAG CTAAAGGAACACAATACGTGACTTGTGGTTCtatgttaaaattaatgaatgtaGACCATAAAGTCAGATTACATTCCCACGATGTAAAATATGGAAGTGGTAGTGGCCAACAATCTGTAACTGGTACATCGACAAAAGAAGATGGAAATTCGTATTGGCTTGTTAAAGCTGGAACAAAGAGACAGTGTACTAGAGG aACGCCAATCAAGTGTGGAGATATCATAAGATTAGAGcatacaacaacaaaaaagaatCTTCATTCTCACCGTGTTAGTTCACCTCTTAGCGGTAAACAAGAAATTTCTGCTTATGGAGATAGTAAGGGAGAAGGTGATAACGGTGACAATTGGCTTCTAGTATGTCACACTGAGTTTTGGAAAAGAGATGAATCGATCATGTTAAAGCATGTAGATACGGATAC atatttaGCGGTAAGCGGAAGGGTTTACGGTAGTCCAATTAATGGTCAAAGCGAAGTAGTAGGCGAATATTCTCTTAGTAGTCCCCATGTTGAATGGGTAACAGCAGAAGGAGTATTTATTCATCCTAATGACTTTAAAGCCCAACATAATGCGCAtacagaattataa